The genomic stretch TCGGCAGGGTTTGCAGGAAAACGACGACGTTGTTTTGGTGATTGAGGATGATGCGAATTTTGCTGCGCTGCTTGTCCGGCAATGCCATGAAACGGGCTTGAAATGTCTTGTCGCGCTGACCGGTGAAGAGGGACTGCGTCTCGCCAGTGAACACTCGCCCCAGGCAGTCATTCTTGATTTGAAACTGCCTGGGATTTCCGGCTGGAAGGTTTTGGAGATCCTTAAGGAACAAACAGCAACCCGACATATTCCGGTGCATATTATGTCTGTTGATGATGCTGGCCTTGATGCCCGCCGTAAAGGTGCTCTGGCTGCTCTGCAAAAGCCGGTGAGTCGGGAACAGTTGGAACACGCTTTTGACAATATCAAAAAGACCTCGAATCAACAAATCAGAACGCTGCTGGTGGCGGCACAGGATTCGGAGCGCAGAAAAAACATTATCACCCTTATGGGCAATAAGGATGTGCAGAGTGAAGAGGCCGGATCTGGGCAAGAGGTGTTGGATAAGCTGCGAAAGAGAGGGTATGATTGCCTGATTATGGGGATTGAGTTTCCTGATATGTCATCTTTTTCTCTGCTGAAACATCTGAAGGACGAGGAAGTGCATGTTCCGCCCGTGATTGTCTATACCGGTAAGGACATTTCATGGGAAGAAAGCGCGGAACTGGAGCAGTATGCCAACTCCATTATTATAAAGGGTGTTATGTCCGAAGAACGTCTGCTTGATGAATCCTCACTCTTTCTCCATCGGATAATCAGCGATCTGCCGGAAAAGAAACAGCGCATGATTCGGAATCTTCATGAAGATGATGCGATTTTTAAGGGGAAGCGTATTCTTCTTGTTGATGACGATATGCGAAATGTCTTTGCCTTGGCCAAGGTCTTGGGCGATAAGGGGATGCAAACGGTTAAGGCGGAAGACGGTGCCACTGCTTTGGCTGTTCTTGAAAAGGAAGACGCCTTCGACTTGGTGCTGATGGATATTATGATGCCGGTGATGGACGGTTATGAAGCCATCAAACGAATCAGAAAACAGCCGCAATGGAAAAAGCTCCCCATTATTGCTCTGACCGCTAAAGCAATGAAGGATGATCGCAGCCGTTGTCTTGCCGCCGGTGCCAATGATTATTTGACAAAACCTGTGGATGTGGAGCGACTACTGGCCCTGTTGCGCCTTTGGTTGTATCGGTAGTCTGGATGTTTCAGGGGGTTGAAAGTAACGTGTTTGTTTCAATTGGATAAAAAGGTACCCTGAAGAGGAGGCGTAACAATGAAAAAACGGAGAACGGCGGCGCTGTCAAAGAACATTGATACCCAACGGATATTTTTCTTCTCGGTTTGTTTGATCTCCCTGCTTGCTGCTCCATACGTTGCATGGGGAGACACTACAAAAACAGATCCGTTGCTGATCGGAACCGGTCCGTATTATTATACGGATAAATTGAAAAAAGGTTTTACTCCTCTTGTTGAATATCTTGGTGAGAAGTTAGATAGAGAGGTGCAGCTGATTATTACAAAAAATTATGAAGAATTAGCGGATAAAGTGGAGAGCGGGGCCATTGATATCGGATTTTTTAGTCCGGTGCTCTATGTCCAATTGAAGCAAAGGTATCCGCAATTGAAGTATTTGGTCACCTCGCAAACTACGCAGGGGGGTAAGAACACAGCATATTATTTCAGTTGGCTCGTAGCCCGGAAAGATTCTGGAGTGACTAAAGTTAAGCATCTTCGGGGAAAAACGTTTGCCTTTACCAATAAACACTCATCTTCCGGGTATATTTACCCGCAAGGATATTTCCACTGGCACCATCTTGCTCCAAAGGGTTTTTTCTCGCGGGTTGTTTTTGCCGGTACCCATGAAAAGGTAACCGATATGATTGCCCGGAGAGAAGTCGAAACAGGTGTCAGTTATGATGCTAACCTCTGGAGTGCGGAGGAGAAATACGGCAGGATTTTTCGGCGTATTAAGAGAATTGGCCCTATCCTGAATCCGAGTTTTGCAGCCGGAGCTGATGTCGATGATATCTTGTGCGAACGGATTGTTTTTGCCCTTGAAAATATTCCATTGGAAGTTCTGAATGAGAATTTAATCTATACAGGATTTCGACAACTCTCAGAAACGAATTTTACTGTTGTTGCAGAGTTACTGGAAACCGTAGAAGAATCAGAGTGAACATTTCTGGTGAGCAGATTTTCGCTATGGACGGAAGAAAAGAGAGAGGTATACATATTACAGGGGGGCTTGGTAGGACTCTCTTTTTGACGTTTCTCCTGCTCGCATTAGGGCCATTGTCTGTTGTTAGCTATATAAGTTATCAGAATGCCACTGAGAGTCTACGGCATGAGACAACCGAAGCCCTGAGCGCGGCAATGGAGTACAAGCGCGATCTGATAAAAAAATATTTTACAGAGATAGATATCGGGATCAATCTGCAAGCGGAGCTTTCCTCCAATATCAATATGATGAGGAGGCTTAGTGCTGATTTCAAGAAAAGCGGACTTTCGCTACCCGATTTTATCAGTACGACTGACTGGGAGATTATTAACACAGAGGATGGGAATTCTTTGCGTGCCTATCAGAGCGCCCATGTCTATCAGGATGTTTACCTTATTGATATGTTGGGGAACGTCCTGTATACCGCTTCAGAACAACATGTTGGAGATAATGTATTAACTGAGAAATATGGGCTTCAAAAGTTGACTTGTGCTTACCAGGCTGCTTTGGATACCGGAAGGAGTGCTCTTTCTGATTACGGCTTTCATGGTCCAGGCGGAAAAAAAACATCCTTATTTTTAGCCAGAGCCTTGGAAAATGATGAGACAGGCGAGCAAATCGGCGTCTTGGTTTTTGAACTTCCATATAACCAACTGGACAGTTATATGCAGGTCCATTTTGGCCTCGGGGAATCAGGAGAAACCTATTTAGTGGGGACAGATTTTCTGATTCGTTCAAGTCTCCGTTTTTTGGATGACTCGACAATCCTGCAAACCAGGATAGAAACAGCTTTGCTCCATCATTGGCTGGAAGAGCACGAAAAATGGCATCGTCTGTATGAGCAGTTCCCAGAGGAGCATTTTCCAGGCCCAAATTCTACAAAAGAAATGATCTATACTAATTATCAGGAGGTCCCTGTTCTTGGCATGTATAGTTCTTTGGAATTTTTAAAAAAATGGGGGATTCACTGGGTTCTTGTTGCGGAAGTCAATGAAAAGGAAGCTTTTGCCTCGGCATCGGCTTTGAAGTACATCGTCATTTCTCTGCTTGTCTCCATCGCAGGGATTGTGCTCTTGCTCTCCTGGATTATTACGGTTCGTCTTGTTTCTCCTCTCCGGCAGTTGACCCAATGGTCTGGGCAGGTTGCTAGCGGTGATCTGAGTATTCTTGATATCTCGGCCCCGAGGAATGAGATTGGGCAATTGAACAGGAGTTTTCGCCAGACCGTTATGTCCCTGCAACAGGCTGCTGAAGAAAATAAACGGTATAATTGGCTCCAGACCGGTCAACTGGAACTTGATGATCAACTACGCGGCGATCAGTCATTGAGTGAATTATCCAGACGGATCACCAACTATTTAGCATCCTATCTCGGTGCTCAAATAGGTGCCCTGTATATCCATGATAAAGAGGGCATGCAGTTACAGGCGAGTTATGCTTACACGCTCAGAAAGGAGCTTTCAGAACGGTTTGCTCTTGGTGAAGGGATTGTTGGGCAGGTTGCCCTGGAGAAAAAGACCATTATGATTACCAAGGTGCCTGATGATTATATCCAGGTTCGTTCAGGTTTAGGGGCAAGAAAGCCTGATAATATCTTGGTGGTTCCTTTTGTTTATAATGATAGCGTCAAGGCAGTGCTGGAGCTCGGTACCTTTACTGGTTTTACCGAGCTGCAAATTTCTTTTCTTGAGAATGTTGGAGAGAAACTTGCTGTTGCGATTAATGGAGCTCAGGCTCGTAATCAGTTGCAGAAGGCCTTGGCGATTACGACCGAACAGACTGATATTCTGCAATCCCAGCAGGATGAGTTGAGAACGGCCAATGAAGAATTAGAGGACCAGACCCAACGTCTCCAGGCTTCAGAGGAGGAATTACAGGCCAATCAGGATCAATTGATGGCAACCAATGAAGAGCTCGAAGAAAAAAATAGCTCGCTTAATCGGCAGAAAGAGAAAATAGAGCAGGCCAACGAGGATCTGAAGCTTTCTAGGATGGAGATTGAGCGCAAGGCGGAAGAAGTGGCCAAGGCCAGTAAATATAAGTCGGAATTCCTGGCAAATATGTCCCATGAATTACGTACCCCACTCAATAGTCTGCTCTTGCTTGCTCAAACCTTGGAGGAAAATAGACAGGGGAACTTGACCGAGGATGATGTCGAGTCAATCACGATTATTCGTAAAAGCGGTAAGGATTTGCTCTATTTGATCAACGACATTCTGGATCTTTCCAAAATTGAGGCTGGTCAGATGAATTTGGTGCAGGATGATATTTCAATCAGCGAATTATTGGCAGAGTTGAAAAGCACATTCCTCCATTTAGCAGAGGAAAAAGGTCTGCCCCTGCATTTCATCCTGGCAGAAAATGTTCCAGACGTCATCAGGTCGGATAGAAAACGGATTGATCAGATCTTGAAAAATCTCCTTTCCAATGCCTTGAAGTTTACTGAGCACGGAGCGATAACCGTTTCTGTCTCGTTATGCACTGATCCTTCCGCTTTTCCAGATATCCTAGGTCAGGATATTCTAGCTCTAGCTGTTCAGGATAGCGGGGTAGGGATTCCTCCAGATAAACAGAAGATTATTTTCGAGGCCTTTCAGCAGGCCGACGGCGGCACGGCCCGAAAATACGGAGGAACCGGGCTCGGGCTGTCTATTTCCAGAGAGCTGGCCGAGTTGCTTGGTGGTGAGATTCGGATGGAAAGCAAAGAGGGAGAAGGGGCGGTCTTTACCTTATATCTTCCCTTGTCCGTGTCAGAATCTATCTCGGAATCCATGTCGAAGCAAATGGGGAAGGATCGGCAGGGGGTACGCTCGGAAAAGGCGGCGTTACCCATGCTTCCGCTATCTAAAATGGCAGAGGGGAAGCGGGCTTATATTACAGATGATCAAGAAAACATTCTGGATAACGACAGAACAGTTTTAGTGATTGAGGATGACGCTCGTTTTGCTGACTTGCTTGTCCGGCAATGCCATGAAAACGGCTTGAAATGCATTGCCACGCCCAGTGGTGAAGATGGCCTGCGGCTAGCAGAAGAATATTTACCCTCAGCAATTATTCTTGATTTAAAGCTGCCCGGAATTTCCGGATGGGAGGTATTGGAAACGCTGAAAAAACAGACGAAAATTCGCCATATCCCTGTTCATATAATTTCTGCCGATGAGGTCGGCGAATTGGATGTTCGGAATAAGGGGGTGGTCGATACCTTGAGGAAGCCTGTCAGTCAGGAACAGCTTGAGATTGCCCTCCTCAATATCCGGGAGACCTCGCGGCAGCATATCAGAAAGTTGCTTGTTGCAGACCGGGATGCAGAGCAGAGAAAGGCGGTTATCTCTCTCATAGGCAATAATGATGTACAAAGCGAAGAGGCGGGATCAGGACAGGAGGTTATTGAGCAGTTAACGGATCATCATTATGATTGCCTGGTGATAGGGTTTGATTTTTCGGATATGTCCGGATTAGCCTTGCTGCAACAATTGAAGTCCGACAAGGTGGCTCTTCCCCCGGTTATTATCTATACGGACAGGAAACTTTCCCGGGAAGAGACCGGAGAACTCCGTCAATATGCCGCTTCTATTATTATAAAGGGGTTGATGTCCAAAGAGCGCTTACTTGATGAAGCATCTCTTTTTCTCCATCGTATGATCAGCAAGCTCCCGAAAAAGAAACAACGTATGATCAGGAATCTGCATGAGGACGATGCTATCTTTCAGGAAAAACGCATCCTTCTTGTTGATGACGACATGAGAAATGTTTTTGCCTTGGCTAAGGTCTTACGTGATAGAGGTATGATAACGGTCAAGGCGGAGGACGGTATCAGAGCTCTGGAGCTCCTTGCTCAGGAGGCTTTTGATCTGGTGCTGATGGATATCATGATGCCGGTTATGGATGGCTATGAGACCATAAAAAAAATCAGAGAGCAGCCGCAATATGAGGACCTTCCTATTATCGCCTTGACCGCTAAAGCCATGCAGGATGATCGCCGCCGTTGTCTTGCTGTCGGAGCTAATGATTATCTTGCCAAGCCGGTGGATACAGAACGGCTTTTTGCTCTGCTACGGCTCTGGCTGTATTCCTGATCAGCGCTATTTTATGGACGAATCAGATATTGAACAGATAGAGATCAACCTTTTGCTGGACGCTGTCTTGCAGCGGTACGGTTATGATTTTCGTAATTACGCCCGGGCCTCTATTGAGCGTCGGGTTCGCAGCTTATGCCGAAGCAATGACTGTCGTTACCTTTCAGGAATACTGCCGGACCTCCTGAGAGACACCTCTTTCTTGGAAAAAATTATCAGGGAGTTTTCAGTAACAGTCACAGATATGTTCCGTGATCCTTTAGTGTACCGAGATATCAGGAAGCAGGTGGTGCCGATGTTAAAGACCTATCCCTATATTAAAGTTTGGGTTGCAGGTTGCGCTACTGGGAAGGAGGCTTACTCCATAGCTATTCTCCTTATGGAGGAGGGCTTGTATGATCGTGCTGTTATCTATGGAACAGATTTTAACGATATTGCTTTGGAGCAGTCGAAAAAAGGCATTTATTCCTTGGAGCGCATGGAGGCGTTTTGTGCAAACTATCAGCAGGCCGGGGGGACTGCTGCATTAACCAATTATTTTACCCTGTCAGATAAGGAGTGCGTTGTTAAGGA from Candidatus Electrothrix communis encodes the following:
- the phnD gene encoding phosphate/phosphite/phosphonate ABC transporter substrate-binding protein encodes the protein MKKRRTAALSKNIDTQRIFFFSVCLISLLAAPYVAWGDTTKTDPLLIGTGPYYYTDKLKKGFTPLVEYLGEKLDREVQLIITKNYEELADKVESGAIDIGFFSPVLYVQLKQRYPQLKYLVTSQTTQGGKNTAYYFSWLVARKDSGVTKVKHLRGKTFAFTNKHSSSGYIYPQGYFHWHHLAPKGFFSRVVFAGTHEKVTDMIARREVETGVSYDANLWSAEEKYGRIFRRIKRIGPILNPSFAAGADVDDILCERIVFALENIPLEVLNENLIYTGFRQLSETNFTVVAELLETVEESE
- a CDS encoding response regulator, which encodes MNISGEQIFAMDGRKERGIHITGGLGRTLFLTFLLLALGPLSVVSYISYQNATESLRHETTEALSAAMEYKRDLIKKYFTEIDIGINLQAELSSNINMMRRLSADFKKSGLSLPDFISTTDWEIINTEDGNSLRAYQSAHVYQDVYLIDMLGNVLYTASEQHVGDNVLTEKYGLQKLTCAYQAALDTGRSALSDYGFHGPGGKKTSLFLARALENDETGEQIGVLVFELPYNQLDSYMQVHFGLGESGETYLVGTDFLIRSSLRFLDDSTILQTRIETALLHHWLEEHEKWHRLYEQFPEEHFPGPNSTKEMIYTNYQEVPVLGMYSSLEFLKKWGIHWVLVAEVNEKEAFASASALKYIVISLLVSIAGIVLLLSWIITVRLVSPLRQLTQWSGQVASGDLSILDISAPRNEIGQLNRSFRQTVMSLQQAAEENKRYNWLQTGQLELDDQLRGDQSLSELSRRITNYLASYLGAQIGALYIHDKEGMQLQASYAYTLRKELSERFALGEGIVGQVALEKKTIMITKVPDDYIQVRSGLGARKPDNILVVPFVYNDSVKAVLELGTFTGFTELQISFLENVGEKLAVAINGAQARNQLQKALAITTEQTDILQSQQDELRTANEELEDQTQRLQASEEELQANQDQLMATNEELEEKNSSLNRQKEKIEQANEDLKLSRMEIERKAEEVAKASKYKSEFLANMSHELRTPLNSLLLLAQTLEENRQGNLTEDDVESITIIRKSGKDLLYLINDILDLSKIEAGQMNLVQDDISISELLAELKSTFLHLAEEKGLPLHFILAENVPDVIRSDRKRIDQILKNLLSNALKFTEHGAITVSVSLCTDPSAFPDILGQDILALAVQDSGVGIPPDKQKIIFEAFQQADGGTARKYGGTGLGLSISRELAELLGGEIRMESKEGEGAVFTLYLPLSVSESISESMSKQMGKDRQGVRSEKAALPMLPLSKMAEGKRAYITDDQENILDNDRTVLVIEDDARFADLLVRQCHENGLKCIATPSGEDGLRLAEEYLPSAIILDLKLPGISGWEVLETLKKQTKIRHIPVHIISADEVGELDVRNKGVVDTLRKPVSQEQLEIALLNIRETSRQHIRKLLVADRDAEQRKAVISLIGNNDVQSEEAGSGQEVIEQLTDHHYDCLVIGFDFSDMSGLALLQQLKSDKVALPPVIIYTDRKLSREETGELRQYAASIIIKGLMSKERLLDEASLFLHRMISKLPKKKQRMIRNLHEDDAIFQEKRILLVDDDMRNVFALAKVLRDRGMITVKAEDGIRALELLAQEAFDLVLMDIMMPVMDGYETIKKIREQPQYEDLPIIALTAKAMQDDRRRCLAVGANDYLAKPVDTERLFALLRLWLYS
- a CDS encoding CheR family methyltransferase: MIILPSRWIQNGFLLCYGSGCIPDQRYFMDESDIEQIEINLLLDAVLQRYGYDFRNYARASIERRVRSLCRSNDCRYLSGILPDLLRDTSFLEKIIREFSVTVTDMFRDPLVYRDIRKQVVPMLKTYPYIKVWVAGCATGKEAYSIAILLMEEGLYDRAVIYGTDFNDIALEQSKKGIYSLERMEAFCANYQQAGGTAALTNYFTLSDKECVVKEEVKKNITFANHNLVTDNVFGEMHLILCRNVLIYFNKILQRRVLNIFRDSLVFDGFFCLGSKESLRFSGLEKEMKVVNERARIYQKKTL